The region TGACCAACAAGCTTATGAAGCAAGTGAATCGCATCGTTGGAAATTTTCAATCCCAAAGTTTCAGCGATATAATTGATCCACGATGGAACTTGATTTTCGTAAGGCTTTTTGAACTCGACACAATCGGCTTTGTCCAACAACTGACGGATTTGTTTTTTTCGTTTATCCACACGTGAAGCAAGGATCACAAAGCATGTGCTATCAACGGGTTCCTCAATCAAGGGTTCCAACTGCGCCCATTCTTTATCCGTGAGTTCTTGAGCTTCCTTCAAAATAACCAAGCGACGTGGAGCCATCATCGGCAATGTTTCAACAGCGTCGCGAACCTGAACAATGTCAGCGTCGCTAGCGTAAAACAGACTGTAGTTGAAATCGATCGCGCCTTCAGTCAGAACGGCATACTTGAAGCGATCCACACTTTGATTCAACAAATAAGGTTCTTCCCCGAAAAGGAAGTACATTGGCGCAAGGTTGCCCTTTTCCAAGTCCTTATAAAATTTTTGTGAATCAATTAATGCCATCTACTAAAAATTTTCCGTAATACGATCGTGAGCTTCAAGCATCAGATCATTTGCCATAAGGTCAATGTTTTGCCTGCGGGCTGAGAGATTGTAAAGCGGATCAACAGAGTTTACGCCAGCAAGCGTTACCTGAGGTGCCGCATAAGTACGCTCTCCCGTAAAGCTTCCCTTCCACAACTCCGTACCATCAGCTTGTCTGACGACTTTGACAGTTACTGTCAGAAGGATACGATACTCTGACGCGATAACTGTTCCCGAAGGCAAATAAGTGGAAGCATCTCCGGAAATACGTTTTGCACCTGGCAAATATTGAACGTTGTCGATCTGACCAATTACAGCCACTTCAGACAACGAGTTGTCCACGACGCGCGCAACTCGAGAACGTTGAAATTCGTGAATCAAACCGTTGGTAAACGCAACTTCGATACCTGTTTCTTGAGTTTTATTTTTAAAAACTGGAACAGAGATCTGCTTATAGCCGCCAGGAATCGTACGGCTGGCAACACCCAGATGATAAGCACAACCAGACAGAAGCTGTAAGCCAAGTACAGAGAGAATCAGAATGCTGCGAGAGCCTTTAAATATTGCGTCCACCGACCCAGTTGAGTATAAATTGAAGAAGAGATCAAGGAAGAAAAATGACATCATTCAATGACGAATACAGCCTGCTTGCTCCCGGTCCCGTAAACCTCCATCCTGAGGTGCGTAAAGCTTTAGCATTACCGATGATTCATCACCGCACTCCAGAATTTGACGTTATTTTAAAACGTGTTTTATCGGGCATTCGAACTGTCTTTCAAACTCAAGAAGATGTTTATCTTTTAAGCTGCACTGGCTCTGGAGGAATGGAAGCCCTGTTGGTGAATACCTTGTCTCCGGGTGATAAAGTTTTAGCCATCGTTTCGGGAAAATTCGGAGAGCGCTGGGCCGAGATGGCAAAAACTTTTGGCGCTGAAGTGTCCATCATCAACGTCCCCTGGGGAGAGGCTGCCAAGCCTGAATCTGTCGAAGATCATTTAAAACGTTTCCCCGAAACTCGCGCCGTTTTGTGCCAAGCTTGCGAAACAAGCACGGCAGTTGCTCATCCCATCAAAGAAATCGCAGAGGTGGTTGCCAAATATTCTGAAACTCTTTTCTTGGTCGATGCGATCACGGCTCTGGGAGCTTACCCCCTGCCGATGGATGAATGGAAAATTGACGGTCTGGTCGCGGGATCACAAAAAGCCTTTATGTTACCAACCGGCATGGCCTTTATTGCATTTTCAAAAAAAGCCCAACGCTATTTTGACTCTGCGAAATGCCCTCGCTTTTATTTTGACGTTCGCAAAGAAAAAAAGGCCAACGCTGCAGGCGAAACATTCTTTTCTTCGAATGTTTCTATCATTCGCGCCCTTGATGTCGTTCTAAATTTAATCAACAAAGACGGCCTGGACAAACTTTTCCACTCCATCCACCGTCGTGCAGAATTCACTCGTCAATTTGCTAGAGGATTGGGTTTTACGTTATATGCAAAATCTCCGAGTGACTCTGTAACAGCCTTGGTTGTACCTCCAACAATGGACGGCCAAAAAATCCGCCTCGAGCTTGAGCAATCTCACAACATCACAATCATGGGTGGCCAAGATCAGGCGAAAGGTAAAATCATTCGCATCGGTCACATGGGGTATGTGCAAGATAAAGAGATGTTAAAATTGATCGACAACTTGGGCCAAGTTTTGCGCAAATTCGATCCTGGTTCTTTAACCTTGGAACAAATTTCGATGGTTGTTGAGGAAGGCCGTCAGTGGCTGGAGCAAAACCCATGAAGAAAAAAATCTTAATCACAGATCGCTTTGCCCAAGATAGCTTTTTGTATTTACAGCAAAATGAAAATTTCGAAGTCGTTCGCAGTGACAGCCACATTCACCTGCCGCTGGAACACTTGGTAACGGCTCACGCCCTTATCATTCGCAGCCGCACCGTGATTAACGAAGAACTTCTGGCCAAGGCCCGTCAGTTACAGTTGATCATAACTTGCACCAGCGGCTTTGATCACATTGATCTTGCAGCGACGGAAAAATGGGGCATCACTGTGATGCACACTCCAACTGCCAACGTTCAATCGGCGGCGCAGTTGACGTGGGGTTTAGTACTGGCTTGCGTGAACAATCTTATGCCTGCTCATAAAATGGTCAAAGCTGGAGAATGGAAACGCGACGCCATCACAGGTATTGAACTTTCCGGGCGTACCTACGGCATCATTGGCTTGGGTCGCATTGGCTCCCGCGTTGCGGAATTTGCACAAACTTTCGGCATGAACGTCGTCGCTTTCGATCCTTACGCCGAAGATGAAACTTTTGAACGTTTGAATATTCCACGATTGAGCTATGAAGAGGTTTTGAAGTCAGCGGATGTTATAAGTTTTCACGTTCCAAAAACTTTGGAAACGGAGCACATGCTGGACCGCTCGCACTTTGAATACATTCACCGCGGCATAGTTTTGATCAACACGTCTCGGGGCTCAGTTATTAATGAAAATGACCTCTGTGAAGCACTTGATAAAGGTTGGTTACGCTCTGTGGGGCTGGATGTTTTTGAAAAGGAACCCCTGCCACGCACCTCAAATCTACTACAATACCAGAACGTCATCCTGACTCCGCATATTGGAGCAAATACGGAAGACGCGTTCTTCAAAGCGAGTCAGGTTGCGGCAAACAAGCTGATGGCCTTTTTCATAGATGGCAGCACCTCTGACACACTCCCACCAAGAGCGCCATGGTACGGAGCTACACCTTTTGACAAATAACCGATTTGACATTTAATGCCCCACTTCCTATCGTCTTGTCCCGGGCGCCGAGCTTGGCGCCTTTGAAGGGATCTAGGCTATGTCAGGAATCGTGGTTGTCGGTGCTCAATGGGGCGACGAGGGTAAAGGTAAATTGGTCGACGTGTTTGCAGAAAAAGCGGACATGGTTGTTCGCTACCAAGGTGGCGCCAACGCAGGTCACACGCTGGTTGTAAACGGCCAAAAAACAGTTCTTCACTTGGTACCAAGTGGTATTCTTCGTCCCGACACAACTTGCGTCATCACCTCCGGAGTCGTGATTGACGTCTTCAGCATCCGCGATGAAATCAAACGTTTGATCGCCGGTGGTTATCTTCAAAATCCAAAACAACTTTTGATCTCGGATACAGCTACTATCATTCTTCCATATCACAAGGCCTTGGATGCCGCTCGTGAAGCAGCTTTGCAAGGTGGCAAGATCGGAACAACGGGTAAAGGCATTGGGCCGGCTTACGAAGACCGCGCTTCTCGCCGCGCTGTTTTGTTGGGTGATATTTTCCATCCAGAATCTTTGAAAGAAAAATTGGAACTGGCTTTGCGTGAAAAGAACTTCATGCTTGAGAATTACTACAACGGTTCCACTTTCAAATTGGAAGATTTGCTTCAACAATTGAAAGAAGTGGCTGAGGACTTGGCTCCTTACCGCGCTAAAGACACGTCTTTATTTATTTCGAAAGCTTTGAAGTCCAACAAACGCGTTATGTTTGAAGGTGCTCAAGGGACTATGCTTGATATCTTGCACGGAACTTATCCGTTCGTGACGTCTTCTTCCACTTTATCAGCGAATGCTTGTGTGAGCGCGGGTGTCGGGCCAACAAACATCCAAAAGGTTATCGGCGTCTTTAAAGCTTACACGACTCGTGTTGGTTCGGGTCCATTCCCAACCGAGCTTCACGATGAAGTGGGTCAAAAGATCCAAGCTGATGGTCACGAGTTCGGGGCAACTACGGGTCGTGCTCGCCGCTGCGGCTGGCTCGACTTAGTTGCTTTGAAATACGCCATCCGCGTGAATGGTATTACAAACCTTGCGATGATGAAGATTGACGTTTTGTCAGGTCATGAGCGCATCGGCGTTTGTACGGCTTATAAAATCAACGGCGAAATTGTCACGGAACTTCCAACGTCTCCGTACGAGCTTGAAAAAGTTGAGCCAGTTGTTGAGTGGATGACGGGCTGGAAAGAAGATTTGACCAAGGTTAAAACTTTGTCTGATCTTCCAAGACCTGCGACGAACTTCATCGACTTCATTGGCTCACAATTAGGTACTCCGATCGATGTGATCTCTGTAGGTCCGGGTCGTGAGCAAACTCTTTGGGTAAAACCTTTGTTCAACAATTAATTTCGTATTTTAAAAAGCCCGTTTTTTGAAAGCGGGCTTTTTTTTGGTTCTAGGACGTTTGATGAAAAAATCGGCAGAGAAAAGTTATCACCATGGCTCTTTAAAAGAAGCGGCCATCCATGAAGTTTTGGAATTCGTTGTTCGCGCAGGACATTTGGATTTCAGCCTTCGTGAAATCGCGAAAGCTTGCGGCGTCTCCGCCCCCGCCTTTTATCGTCACTTTGAATCGAAAGAAGTTTTACTGATCGAAGTGGCAAAACGTGGCTATGAATTGTTTCACCAAAAACTGCAATACGCCGCCGAACTTCACTCGAAGCTCCCTTCAACAGAACGCATTCAGCAACTGGGGATGGCTTATCTCGATTTCGCGATTAAATATGAAGGCCACTACCGTGTTATGTTCAACCGCGAGCTTCACGTATTGCCAAGCTACCCTTCTATCAAACCCTTGGCGGATCAGTCCTTCCGCTTGTTAAGAACGACGATCAGCGAGGCATTTAAGAGCTCAGGGATGGATATTGATGACAAAGAGGCCGAGCTTGCCACCCTGCAAGCGTGGTCCATGGTCCATGGGCTGTCGCACCTGTGGCTAAGCCGCATCTTGGGATACACTGAGAATCAGTTCCTAAAAATGAGCCGCGAAATCGTTAAAGCTAAAATTATTTAAATTTCTCTTTAAAGAAACTGGAGACGGTTTCCGCTGTTGTCAGGTTTTCTGTGGATTCCACTTTCAACTGATCGACTTTTATTACAAGGATCGTGCCTTCTTGACGAGGCCATGCTTTCGTGACGTCCCCTTCTTTATCTAGTGCCAGCTTGAAATTATATTTCTTCATTTTTGGGATCGCGAACATCTTTGATACCAAGGCCGGCATCTTTGAAATGTCGGAGATTATCAAAGTCTTTGAGAGATCGAAATTCTTGGCGTTTTCGTTCAGGTACTCTGTCAAAATCTTTGCAGCCTTCATATCACTCGAAAAAATAATCCATTTTGTCTCTGCGTTTAGTTCAGCGGGTTCTTCGAATTGATTTTGGATTTTGAAGGAAGGAAGTATGTCACCAGATTGTACTGCGAAAGCCGGAATCCCTGCCAAAATAAAAAATATCAGATGAATTGCCATTTTCATATCGAACCCCTATCAAATATCTAATCGCTCAACTAAAACAAAATCCCTAACTGAAATTTAATAGCTGCAAAGCGAGGGAAATGAGAAATAATATCGATCCCCTTTTGCACATTATCAATATCTTGCTGGTTAGTTGCGTGATTTAAATACTCCGCACTTACGTGTGTTACATGCAACGGCTGAGACCAAGAAAACCAATCAACTCCTAGGGTGATGTTTTTGCGGAAGATCCATCTATTACCGAGCGCCACATTAAGACCCAAGGCTTCAATTTGGATCATACCCATGTTGGGATAATATCCGCTCGTAACACGACTTAGGATATCGTCTCCCAAATGAAGGGTAAAATTATAATAACTTAGACCATAACTAAGATTAAAACTGTTTCCGCCAAAATAGGATCGACGTATTAAAGAAATCCGCTCATCTCTCATACTTCCAAGATCCGCAACAACAACGGGAACAGCGACACTGCCTCTGAGATACTCGATCTCCCAAGTATTATCGGCACTTTGAATCGCCCCCACAGTTGCTCCATACTTGCCTGGAATCAACAAGTCCACGCCGGAGTAACTTCCCAATACAAAGTAGCTCTCTGCCTCTCTGCGAACTCGAGTTTCATTAAAAGTCTTAACGACAGTATCTGTCGCCTGTTTCGCGATGACGGTGGCTTTATTAAAAACCTCTTTAGCTTTTTCCGATGTGCTTTGTTCTTTTTCTGGAGCTGCTTGCTTTACCTCTTCCGCTTTAGAATGAAGTGTAACGGAAACGATTAAGAGGGCGAGTATTGTCTTGAAATGCATGCAAATCCCGTTTTTTGTTTATGCGAGTTTTTCACAATGGGATTTACCTCACAATACATTTTGTAATTTAGTGCTCCTTGTTCTGTTGGTGATGTCGGAGAAGAAGAAATTGTAAGATTTTTTTTAGCTCTGTGTTTCGCGACGTTCACGACCCAAGGGTGGCTGCGCGCATCCTGCACTTGTCCCTGCGGGACTCTGCTTCGCCTCGCGCTAAATGGCCGTCATGGCCATTTTGCTGAACCACGTGTCGGAGCTCATTATTTTTCGGAGCGCTTTGATCGGAGTTGTGTGCCGACCTTTTGAGTTGAAACCTTTTAGAAACTTCAGATGGTGAAAATAAAAAACCCATATCTTTCGATATGGGTTTTGTATTTTCAAAATTTGGCGTTCCCAAGGGGATTTGAACCCCTGTATCCTCCGTGAAAGGGAGGTGTCCTAGGCCCCTAGACGATGGGAACGTACTAGGAAAAATCAAAAGAACAAAAAATGGTGGCTCGCGATGGATTCGAACCATCGACCCTTTCATTAAAAGTGAAATGCTCTACCAGCTGAGCTAGCGAACCACTTTGTCCGTTTGAGGAAGTGCTAATTTGTTCTAAGAGGGGGTTAAAGTCAATACGAAATCTTGCAGTATTTTAAAAATTTTTATTACTTTTTTGGGGTGCGGCGAGACTTTGCACAAGATGTCAGCAAACCCGCACGGAATATAGCTAAGCTCGCAATATAACTCTCAAAAAAGATGAAATTTTAGGCAAACTTTTCAGGGCGCTCTTAAAATTATCTAAAATTATTTTCCAATCGTACCGGGTACGCCGGTGAACAAAATTCCGATCGTCAAATAGCCACCGGAAAGATCGATCTGATTGATATTGCTGCTGACAGAGCCGGAGCGATCGAAGGACTCTGGTTTATTGCTTTCGATTCCACCCTCCATGATGAAGTAAATCCATTTGTACCCGACTGCCAAAGAGGCTCCTGCGGCTGCATAGGGGGTGGCGAACCAGCCCGAGTTTGCTTTTTTGGTTAATGATCCGTCCTCTGTCGCGGATTTTATGGTGTAAGTCGTGTTACTGCCACCCGCCCCCGCAAAAGCATCCAGGCGCAAGACATCGCTTTTATAAAATGGGACGCGAGCCAAAAACATAAATGTGTCTTGATCAATTTTCGCGGTGTAATCGGTCGCTGCGTTCGCAGGATTTTCATCATTGTTCAAAGTTCTTTTAGCATAGCGAACTCCGACGTCTAAATATTGAAATGCGGGATAAACAATCTCCACACCGTATTGAGTGATGCTATCCACCTTTTTCATGCTTTGTGATTCAAGGGAGGTGTTCAGCTCCGTCGGAGATACATTGGTGGACCCGATAAAGAGTCTTCCGTTAACGGGCAGCTGCTTAGGCTCCGCCAAGGATGCCATTGAAAATAAAAAGATGCCCACGACAAAGACCGACCTAATTTTTCCCATAGAAAAATGCTATGCGGTTCGTAGCAGATATTCAATAGCCCATAAGGACAGGGTTGCTTTCGTCCCGATTTATTGCGCCAACTAAATCTTTACAAGGAAACGGCTTGCTTGATGGCGTGGGCAATTTCCAGAGGCTTTTCTAACGGGATGTAATGTCCTGTTTCTTCTATGACCGTAAATTGCGACCGTTTAATTCTGTCGTGAAAGTTTTGTAGAGAAACTAAAGACACGACTCGATCCTCCCTCCCCGCAATAATAGTAATGGGAAAGGTCAGCCCTTCCAAAGCTGCGGTTAAATCCTTACGCTGAAGGGTCGCTCGCATCTGGTTCACATACATTTCAGAGGTATAGGCCTGACTCATCTCCTGAATGACTTTTATAACCTCCGGATTTTCACCAGAGCGAGGATGGATGAATCTCATCACCTCTTTTTCAGACATTCCCTTATATTGAACTCGCGACAACATATC is a window of Bdellovibrio sp. SKB1291214 DNA encoding:
- the holA gene encoding DNA polymerase III subunit delta, translated to MALIDSQKFYKDLEKGNLAPMYFLFGEEPYLLNQSVDRFKYAVLTEGAIDFNYSLFYASDADIVQVRDAVETLPMMAPRRLVILKEAQELTDKEWAQLEPLIEEPVDSTCFVILASRVDKRKKQIRQLLDKADCVEFKKPYENQVPSWINYIAETLGLKISNDAIHLLHKLVGHHLTEIEAELKKLGEFVEGARRIEVSDVAQVVSRSKEESVFDFTKAVGMNDRVKALEYLVHLLDQGQNEIGIISLVARHIRILLAVKKGMDEGLHGAKLAHYAQVPPYFLENYAEQSRLWTAKKLEQTMVVLSETDKALKSSPLSSHIWLENMVLKTCTA
- a CDS encoding LptE family protein, with translation MDAIFKGSRSILILSVLGLQLLSGCAYHLGVASRTIPGGYKQISVPVFKNKTQETGIEVAFTNGLIHEFQRSRVARVVDNSLSEVAVIGQIDNVQYLPGAKRISGDASTYLPSGTVIASEYRILLTVTVKVVRQADGTELWKGSFTGERTYAAPQVTLAGVNSVDPLYNLSARRQNIDLMANDLMLEAHDRITENF
- a CDS encoding pyridoxal-phosphate-dependent aminotransferase family protein, yielding MTSFNDEYSLLAPGPVNLHPEVRKALALPMIHHRTPEFDVILKRVLSGIRTVFQTQEDVYLLSCTGSGGMEALLVNTLSPGDKVLAIVSGKFGERWAEMAKTFGAEVSIINVPWGEAAKPESVEDHLKRFPETRAVLCQACETSTAVAHPIKEIAEVVAKYSETLFLVDAITALGAYPLPMDEWKIDGLVAGSQKAFMLPTGMAFIAFSKKAQRYFDSAKCPRFYFDVRKEKKANAAGETFFSSNVSIIRALDVVLNLINKDGLDKLFHSIHRRAEFTRQFARGLGFTLYAKSPSDSVTALVVPPTMDGQKIRLELEQSHNITIMGGQDQAKGKIIRIGHMGYVQDKEMLKLIDNLGQVLRKFDPGSLTLEQISMVVEEGRQWLEQNP
- a CDS encoding D-2-hydroxyacid dehydrogenase; translation: MKKKILITDRFAQDSFLYLQQNENFEVVRSDSHIHLPLEHLVTAHALIIRSRTVINEELLAKARQLQLIITCTSGFDHIDLAATEKWGITVMHTPTANVQSAAQLTWGLVLACVNNLMPAHKMVKAGEWKRDAITGIELSGRTYGIIGLGRIGSRVAEFAQTFGMNVVAFDPYAEDETFERLNIPRLSYEEVLKSADVISFHVPKTLETEHMLDRSHFEYIHRGIVLINTSRGSVINENDLCEALDKGWLRSVGLDVFEKEPLPRTSNLLQYQNVILTPHIGANTEDAFFKASQVAANKLMAFFIDGSTSDTLPPRAPWYGATPFDK
- a CDS encoding adenylosuccinate synthase — protein: MSGIVVVGAQWGDEGKGKLVDVFAEKADMVVRYQGGANAGHTLVVNGQKTVLHLVPSGILRPDTTCVITSGVVIDVFSIRDEIKRLIAGGYLQNPKQLLISDTATIILPYHKALDAAREAALQGGKIGTTGKGIGPAYEDRASRRAVLLGDIFHPESLKEKLELALREKNFMLENYYNGSTFKLEDLLQQLKEVAEDLAPYRAKDTSLFISKALKSNKRVMFEGAQGTMLDILHGTYPFVTSSSTLSANACVSAGVGPTNIQKVIGVFKAYTTRVGSGPFPTELHDEVGQKIQADGHEFGATTGRARRCGWLDLVALKYAIRVNGITNLAMMKIDVLSGHERIGVCTAYKINGEIVTELPTSPYELEKVEPVVEWMTGWKEDLTKVKTLSDLPRPATNFIDFIGSQLGTPIDVISVGPGREQTLWVKPLFNN
- a CDS encoding TetR/AcrR family transcriptional regulator, whose translation is MKAGFFLVLGRLMKKSAEKSYHHGSLKEAAIHEVLEFVVRAGHLDFSLREIAKACGVSAPAFYRHFESKEVLLIEVAKRGYELFHQKLQYAAELHSKLPSTERIQQLGMAYLDFAIKYEGHYRVMFNRELHVLPSYPSIKPLADQSFRLLRTTISEAFKSSGMDIDDKEAELATLQAWSMVHGLSHLWLSRILGYTENQFLKMSREIVKAKII
- a CDS encoding alpha/beta fold hydrolase, whose amino-acid sequence is MNKNQSLPIVFLHGFLCDPRLWTSVQTYLRYEGPSYLIDFKFCKTLEEMLEQIEIIEAPRFHMVGFSMGGYIAEVFATKYPERIETLTLIAANVGSLSELEQSSRLKMADMLSRVQYKGMSEKEVMRFIHPRSGENPEVIKVIQEMSQAYTSEMYVNQMRATLQRKDLTAALEGLTFPITIIAGREDRVVSLVSLQNFHDRIKRSQFTVIEETGHYIPLEKPLEIAHAIKQAVSL